A window of the Rhodoferax sp. GW822-FHT02A01 genome harbors these coding sequences:
- a CDS encoding ABC transporter substrate-binding protein produces MKSNLRLVAASALILCNTLAHAGNLTIESWRVDDKTLWEDVLLPAFNKIHPDITVKFAPTSPPEYNSALNARLTAGTAGDLITCRPFDVSLDLFKKGQIDALNGAPGLKNFPESAQVAWQTDDGKSTYCMPMASVIHGFFYNKRVFAEMGLKVPETEAEFFGVLDKIKAAGKVAPLALGTADQWETNQIVFTSIGANHWKGEEGRKALIAGKKKFTDPEFVSTFDVMAKWAPYLPKGYQAQTYGDSQNLFGTGRAAIYPAGSWDISYFEQNSKVDFGAFKPPVQKAGDTCYISDHTDIAMGINSKSPNKADAKVFLDWLASKEFADLYTNKVTGFFSLSNHKIDVKNPVAKEMISWRNQCKSTIRLNAQIMSRGTPSMENELWNVGSQVINLKMSPKEAATQIQTGFAKWYAAAK; encoded by the coding sequence ATGAAATCCAACCTACGCCTTGTCGCCGCAAGTGCTTTGATTCTTTGCAACACCTTGGCCCATGCCGGCAATCTCACCATTGAGAGCTGGCGCGTGGACGACAAGACCCTTTGGGAAGATGTGCTGCTACCGGCATTCAACAAGATCCATCCCGACATCACGGTGAAGTTCGCTCCCACGTCTCCACCCGAATACAACTCGGCACTGAATGCACGCCTCACCGCTGGCACTGCAGGAGACTTGATTACTTGCCGCCCATTCGATGTATCGCTGGATCTGTTCAAGAAAGGGCAGATCGACGCCTTGAACGGCGCACCCGGACTGAAGAACTTTCCCGAATCCGCGCAGGTGGCATGGCAAACGGACGATGGCAAATCCACCTACTGCATGCCGATGGCCTCCGTGATCCATGGCTTCTTCTACAACAAGAGGGTGTTTGCCGAGATGGGCCTCAAGGTACCGGAGACCGAAGCCGAATTCTTTGGTGTCCTGGACAAGATCAAGGCTGCTGGCAAGGTCGCTCCCCTGGCATTGGGCACTGCAGACCAATGGGAAACCAACCAGATCGTATTCACCAGCATTGGCGCCAACCACTGGAAGGGTGAGGAAGGTCGCAAGGCGCTGATCGCGGGCAAGAAGAAGTTCACCGATCCCGAGTTCGTCAGCACCTTCGACGTGATGGCCAAGTGGGCCCCCTATCTGCCAAAGGGCTACCAAGCCCAGACCTACGGTGACTCCCAAAATCTGTTTGGCACCGGCCGCGCAGCCATCTACCCTGCGGGCTCCTGGGACATCTCCTACTTCGAACAGAACAGCAAGGTGGACTTCGGCGCGTTCAAGCCACCGGTGCAAAAGGCGGGCGACACCTGCTACATCTCGGATCACACCGACATTGCCATGGGCATCAACAGCAAGAGCCCCAACAAGGCCGATGCGAAGGTCTTTCTGGACTGGTTGGCAAGCAAGGAGTTTGCGGACCTCTATACCAACAAGGTCACAGGTTTCTTTTCGCTGTCCAACCACAAGATTGACGTGAAGAACCCGGTAGCCAAGGAGATGATCAGCTGGCGTAATCAGTGCAAAAGCACGATCCGCCTGAACGCTCAGATCATGAGTCGTGGAACGCCCAGCATGGAAAACGAACTGTGGAACGTGGGCTCACAGGTCATCAATCTGAAGATGTCGCCCAAGGAAGCGGCGACCCAGATTCAAACTGGCTTTGCCAAGTGGTACGCGGCCGCCAAGTAG
- a CDS encoding helix-turn-helix transcriptional regulator: MDHSRSPKALEQSLREIEEARTPVMGRATDYPSGWHIQPHEHSKHQLIYAVQGVMVVRAEAGRWVVPPTRAIWMLAGMRHEIRCIGEVHMRSLLVMPDAAPKLLDETQAVGISPLLRELIAAAMAVQQPYASGTRDGRVMRLLLDELRALPVLPLHLQLPTDARLLQICERLQRRPHDASTMTDWSQRLAVDVKTIQRLFVKETGMTFGQWRQQARLLRALEMLATGERVIEVAMALGYDSPSAFATMFRRQFGQTPSQFFTAVQD, encoded by the coding sequence ATGGACCATTCCCGCAGCCCCAAAGCCCTGGAGCAGTCGCTCAGGGAGATAGAAGAGGCCCGCACACCCGTCATGGGGCGGGCCACCGACTATCCGTCCGGCTGGCATATACAGCCGCATGAGCACAGCAAGCATCAGCTGATCTATGCCGTGCAAGGCGTCATGGTGGTACGGGCCGAGGCGGGGCGCTGGGTGGTGCCTCCCACGCGCGCCATCTGGATGCTGGCTGGCATGCGCCACGAAATTCGCTGCATTGGCGAGGTGCACATGCGCAGCCTTCTGGTCATGCCCGACGCCGCACCCAAGCTGCTGGACGAGACGCAGGCCGTGGGCATATCGCCGCTGTTGCGCGAACTGATTGCAGCTGCCATGGCTGTACAGCAGCCGTATGCGTCAGGTACACGCGATGGACGTGTGATGCGGCTGCTGTTGGACGAGCTGCGCGCCCTGCCCGTGCTACCACTGCATCTGCAACTACCTACCGACGCGCGTCTCCTGCAGATATGCGAACGTCTGCAAAGACGCCCACACGATGCCTCCACCATGACCGATTGGTCGCAGCGCCTGGCAGTGGATGTGAAGACCATACAGCGCCTGTTTGTGAAAGAGACCGGTATGACCTTTGGTCAGTGGCGCCAACAGGCACGCCTTCTGCGCGCGTTGGAAATGCTGGCTACGGGCGAGAGGGTGATTGAAGTTGCCATGGCACTGGGCTACGACAGCCCAAGTGCGTTTGCCACCATGTTTCGCCGGCAGTTTGGGCAAACGCCCAGCCAATTCTTCACCGCTGTGCAGGATTAG
- a CDS encoding sugar ABC transporter permease codes for MQSGFSWRVAVFLLPALCIYALFSAFPLLDTLRLGLYTANENGVRSFAGMDNYITILQDPQWSHAFWNAMANNLKFFGIHMVFQNPIGLLLAALLSLKNVRFSATYRTIFFLPTLLSVVIIGFIWQLILSPLWGVSERLLGLLGLGDWFEPWLGLESSALFTVSLMSVWQYIGIPMMLIYAALIAIPEDIVEAALVEGATPWRIFWFIRLPLILPTLGLVTILTFVANFNAFDLIYTVKGAMAGPNYSTDILGTLFYRTFFGYQSQVASPTMGAAVATIMFLVILCGVAGYFLAVQRRLQRFAL; via the coding sequence ATGCAATCGGGTTTCTCATGGCGTGTGGCGGTGTTTCTGCTGCCGGCGCTGTGCATCTACGCACTGTTCAGTGCCTTTCCACTGCTGGACACCCTGCGTCTGGGGCTGTACACCGCCAATGAAAACGGAGTACGCAGCTTCGCGGGAATGGACAACTACATCACCATTCTGCAGGACCCACAGTGGTCGCATGCCTTCTGGAATGCAATGGCCAACAACCTCAAGTTCTTTGGCATTCACATGGTCTTCCAGAATCCCATTGGACTCCTCCTGGCAGCACTGCTGTCACTGAAGAATGTGCGCTTTTCTGCCACCTACCGCACCATCTTCTTTCTTCCGACCTTGCTCTCGGTCGTGATCATCGGCTTTATCTGGCAACTGATCCTGTCGCCTTTGTGGGGAGTGTCCGAGCGTCTGCTCGGACTGCTTGGTCTGGGTGACTGGTTCGAGCCATGGCTTGGTCTGGAAAGCAGCGCACTGTTTACAGTTTCGTTGATGTCAGTCTGGCAGTACATCGGCATTCCCATGATGCTGATCTATGCCGCACTGATTGCCATACCGGAAGACATCGTGGAGGCGGCACTTGTGGAAGGGGCCACACCATGGCGCATCTTCTGGTTCATCCGCCTGCCCCTGATTCTTCCGACATTGGGCCTGGTCACCATTCTGACGTTTGTCGCCAACTTCAACGCGTTCGACCTTATCTATACCGTCAAGGGTGCCATGGCCGGCCCCAACTACAGCACCGACATCCTGGGCACCCTGTTCTATCGGACCTTCTTTGGCTACCAGTCACAAGTTGCAAGTCCAACGATGGGGGCTGCGGTAGCCACCATCATGTTCCTGGTCATTCTGTGTGGTGTGGCTGGGTATTTCCTGGCCGTTCAGCGCCGTCTGCAGCGCTTTGCACTTTGA
- a CDS encoding response regulator: MSRTILVVDDDLKTRNLLKTYLEKQQYAVRVAHDGASFIAEFERGMEELSLVILDVMLPDTDGFTLCQTVRRLSSIPIIMLTASADDTDRIVGLELGADDYIAKPYNPRELLARIKAIHRRMQLGTPSGPVRYLRFAGFTMDLVERLLVDQGGQTIALTSMDFNLLRFFAEHAGETLERSRLMEQTRGRDLGPMDRSLDVQISRLRQRLQDDGKQTALIKTVRGSGYVFSAEVSHHGDA, translated from the coding sequence ATGTCCCGAACCATATTGGTTGTTGATGACGATCTGAAGACCAGAAACCTGCTGAAGACCTATCTGGAGAAGCAACAGTACGCGGTGCGGGTTGCGCATGATGGTGCCAGCTTCATTGCCGAATTCGAGCGTGGCATGGAGGAACTCAGCCTGGTGATACTCGACGTCATGCTGCCCGACACCGATGGCTTCACGCTGTGCCAGACCGTGCGGAGGTTATCGAGCATCCCCATCATCATGCTCACTGCAAGCGCGGACGATACGGATCGGATCGTGGGCCTGGAACTGGGCGCCGATGACTACATTGCCAAGCCATACAACCCGCGTGAACTGCTGGCACGCATCAAGGCCATTCACCGGCGCATGCAGCTGGGAACACCTTCCGGACCCGTTCGCTATTTGCGATTTGCTGGCTTCACCATGGATCTGGTCGAACGGCTGCTCGTCGATCAAGGCGGCCAGACCATTGCGCTGACCAGCATGGACTTCAATCTGCTGCGCTTTTTTGCCGAGCATGCAGGAGAGACGCTGGAGCGCAGCCGACTGATGGAGCAGACCCGGGGACGCGACTTGGGGCCCATGGATCGCTCGCTCGACGTGCAAATCAGCCGCTTGCGCCAGCGTCTGCAGGACGATGGTAAGCAAACCGCCTTGATCAAGACCGTAAGAGGAAGTGGCTACGTCTTTTCAGCGGAAGTCTCACACCATGGCGATGCCTGA
- the nagA gene encoding N-acetylglucosamine-6-phosphate deacetylase, translated as MSEFEGFILTPRGFLEGRMLTDTSGRIESISGIAVDESIVRAARASIALPGFIDLHVHGGSGHDIMDGGDAAIQVSRLHAAHGTTSLLATTMTAPQEDLDAAFAALAAVCTARMHGAARVLGVHLEGPYISEARLGAQPPFARPANLEEIRRLHSVAPIRLLTLAPEVSNNQEMIVELVAMGIRVQLGHTTGSYEQGVAALRCGATGFTHLFNAMSALYHREPGMVGAALGHAEYAEVIPDLLHVHPGAIRAALRAIPKLYCVTDSTAAAGMPDGDYRLGRHTVTKCLGGVRLADGTLAGSVLTMDAALRNMVDAVGLRLEDASRRVSTYAAEHLGLHDRGRLTSGAWADVVILDRDLQVQQVWVEGEVVRNGLSLPLLQHADKFS; from the coding sequence ATGTCCGAATTTGAAGGATTCATTCTCACGCCGCGCGGCTTCCTGGAGGGCCGCATGCTGACTGACACTTCGGGTCGAATCGAATCCATCAGCGGAATTGCCGTTGATGAAAGCATTGTTCGGGCTGCACGCGCATCCATTGCACTGCCGGGCTTTATCGATTTGCACGTGCACGGCGGCTCGGGGCATGACATCATGGACGGCGGTGATGCCGCAATACAGGTCAGCCGCCTGCATGCTGCGCACGGCACGACATCGCTGCTGGCGACCACCATGACAGCCCCGCAAGAAGATCTGGATGCCGCGTTTGCCGCGCTCGCAGCCGTGTGCACTGCGCGAATGCATGGCGCAGCGCGCGTGCTGGGCGTGCACTTGGAGGGGCCCTACATCAGCGAAGCCCGCCTCGGGGCTCAACCACCGTTTGCTCGGCCCGCAAATCTCGAAGAAATCAGGCGCCTGCATTCCGTCGCCCCCATTCGACTGCTTACCCTGGCGCCTGAAGTGAGCAACAACCAGGAAATGATTGTTGAACTGGTTGCCATGGGCATTCGCGTGCAACTGGGTCACACCACCGGCAGCTATGAACAGGGCGTGGCAGCACTGCGTTGCGGTGCTACCGGCTTTACCCACCTGTTCAATGCCATGTCGGCCTTGTATCACCGCGAGCCTGGCATGGTGGGTGCCGCACTGGGCCATGCAGAATATGCAGAAGTGATCCCTGATTTGTTGCATGTTCACCCGGGAGCCATCAGGGCGGCGCTGCGGGCCATTCCCAAGCTTTATTGTGTGACGGACTCCACGGCTGCAGCTGGTATGCCGGATGGCGACTACCGCCTGGGTCGCCACACGGTCACCAAATGTTTGGGCGGGGTACGCCTAGCTGACGGAACCTTGGCCGGCTCGGTTCTCACCATGGATGCCGCGTTGCGCAATATGGTGGACGCTGTAGGTCTCCGTTTGGAGGACGCATCACGGCGGGTATCCACCTATGCAGCGGAGCATCTCGGCCTGCATGACCGGGGGCGTCTGACATCGGGCGCGTGGGCCGACGTGGTAATACTCGACCGCGACTTGCAGGTGCAGCAAGTCTGGGTGGAAGGGGAAGTAGTTCGCAATGGCCTTAGCCTTCCTCTGCTTCAACACGCCGACAAGTTCAGCTAG
- a CDS encoding ABC transporter substrate-binding protein — protein sequence MKASIRAWGSLVFGFSLALTAIAVMAQTPGTSVDVLHWWTSSSERRAADQLASQLALAGVQWKDAAIPGGGGMAAVKVLKSRVLMGDPPDVAQLIGTTLTDWADIKLVLPLNGVAQRQRWQSVLFPTVLDLVTYKGDVIAAPLGIHRINTLLYNRRLFAHIGLAPPRTWAQFEVAAQKLQQAGIRPLAWSDEPWQIATVFETVLLGEAGPTLYQDLIVRRHSAAWLDPRVERALQRLRWLRNLAGENPQERVWTEGARELMNDTTGMMIMGDWAKGELMAWGANPARDFGCIEVPGTSGMHLYSIDTFAMLVSPRQREAVQEKIAEVVVGPVAQIAYNRIKGSVPVRRDIDPSVLDSCARQSWDTFSNPASARVPSLAHRMAADENIKDAVAQALWRYLTDPKGDTLETQRRLATIIRTPVMER from the coding sequence ATGAAAGCCTCTATTCGCGCCTGGGGTTCGCTGGTGTTCGGGTTTTCCCTTGCACTGACGGCGATTGCGGTTATGGCGCAGACCCCGGGCACATCGGTCGATGTGTTGCACTGGTGGACGTCCAGCAGTGAACGGCGAGCTGCTGACCAGCTGGCCAGCCAGCTCGCGCTCGCGGGTGTGCAATGGAAGGACGCCGCAATTCCCGGCGGTGGTGGCATGGCCGCAGTGAAGGTGCTCAAGAGCCGTGTGCTGATGGGCGACCCTCCCGATGTTGCACAGTTGATCGGGACCACGCTCACGGACTGGGCAGACATCAAGCTTGTTTTGCCACTCAATGGTGTAGCGCAGCGGCAGCGGTGGCAGAGCGTCCTGTTCCCCACGGTGCTGGACCTGGTGACCTACAAGGGTGACGTGATCGCGGCTCCTTTGGGCATCCATCGCATCAATACGCTGCTCTACAACCGCAGGCTGTTCGCGCATATAGGACTTGCGCCACCGCGCACATGGGCCCAGTTTGAAGTTGCTGCGCAAAAGCTACAGCAGGCGGGCATTCGGCCACTCGCATGGAGCGACGAACCATGGCAAATTGCCACCGTCTTTGAGACCGTTTTGCTTGGCGAAGCGGGCCCTACCCTGTACCAGGATCTCATCGTGCGCAGGCATTCCGCTGCCTGGCTGGATCCGCGCGTGGAGCGGGCGCTTCAACGCCTGCGCTGGCTTCGCAACCTGGCAGGTGAAAATCCGCAGGAGCGGGTTTGGACGGAAGGTGCGCGCGAATTGATGAACGACACCACCGGCATGATGATCATGGGTGATTGGGCCAAGGGGGAGCTGATGGCGTGGGGCGCCAATCCCGCACGGGACTTCGGTTGCATAGAAGTACCTGGCACCAGTGGCATGCATCTGTACAGCATCGATACTTTTGCCATGCTGGTAAGCCCACGCCAGCGAGAAGCGGTGCAGGAGAAAATTGCAGAAGTGGTGGTCGGACCGGTGGCGCAAATCGCCTACAACCGCATCAAGGGCTCTGTTCCGGTGCGGCGTGATATTGATCCTTCCGTACTGGATAGCTGCGCGCGCCAATCGTGGGATACGTTTTCCAATCCGGCCAGCGCCCGGGTGCCAAGCCTGGCGCACAGAATGGCTGCTGACGAGAACATCAAGGATGCCGTGGCGCAGGCGCTATGGCGCTACCTGACTGACCCCAAAGGCGATACGCTGGAAACGCAGCGACGCCTTGCCACCATCATTCGTACTCCAGTTATGGAGCGCTAA
- a CDS encoding carbohydrate ABC transporter permease codes for MHRTSHLIRPRFDTSRVFVHATLIAYLLLALLPVLLVLMNSFKSRDAIFNDPLAWPTTDTFSLIGYTKVLGRSDVMHYFGNSFAVTVASLFFILLFGAMAAWALTEYRFTGNRWLKFFFAFGIMVPIRLGTVSILQLMVELQLVNTLTALVLVYVAQGLPLAVMILSEFMAQVPSELKDAARCDGVDEFRIFFKVVVPLVRPAIATVAVFTMVPIWNDLWFPLILAPSEKTQTITLGIQQFVGQYATDWNAVLASLSLAIVPVVSLYAIFSRQLIRGITAGAVK; via the coding sequence ATGCACCGCACATCCCATCTGATTCGTCCGCGGTTTGACACCAGCCGCGTCTTTGTTCACGCAACGCTGATTGCTTACCTACTGCTGGCGTTACTGCCCGTCTTGCTGGTACTAATGAACTCGTTCAAGAGCCGCGACGCAATATTCAACGACCCGCTGGCCTGGCCAACCACCGACACGTTTTCGCTCATCGGATACACCAAAGTACTGGGGCGCTCGGACGTGATGCACTACTTTGGCAACAGCTTTGCAGTGACGGTCGCCTCGCTGTTCTTCATATTGCTGTTTGGCGCCATGGCCGCCTGGGCACTGACGGAGTACAGATTTACAGGCAACCGTTGGCTGAAATTCTTTTTCGCCTTCGGCATCATGGTTCCGATCCGGCTCGGCACGGTATCCATCCTGCAACTGATGGTGGAACTGCAGTTGGTCAACACGCTGACGGCGCTGGTGCTGGTATATGTGGCCCAAGGCCTGCCTCTGGCTGTGATGATTCTTTCGGAGTTCATGGCGCAGGTACCAAGCGAGCTCAAGGACGCCGCGCGCTGTGACGGGGTGGATGAATTTCGCATCTTCTTCAAGGTGGTAGTGCCCTTGGTGCGGCCGGCAATAGCCACGGTCGCAGTCTTCACCATGGTGCCGATCTGGAATGACCTGTGGTTCCCGCTGATTCTGGCGCCTTCCGAAAAGACCCAGACCATCACGCTGGGCATCCAGCAGTTTGTGGGGCAGTACGCCACCGACTGGAATGCCGTGCTGGCCTCCCTTTCGCTCGCCATTGTTCCAGTGGTAAGCCTCTACGCAATCTTCTCCCGTCAACTCATTCGCGGCATCACCGCGGGCGCCGTCAAATAA
- a CDS encoding GntR family transcriptional regulator has protein sequence MDTSDSSPLYLQLARDLALDIREGRYSVDQALPSERVLAESLQVSRVTARKAIAVLVAQGLVVQRQGSGNFIAPYLEQPLVRLCSFTEELERRGYQPSSEWLLRKVGPANHDERQKMGLEEGARVARLHRVRLADGVRMALEQSILPVAILPQPQRLEGSLYAYLRRLGRAPVRATQHVRAIGASAEMAHHLQIPQGTPLLWASRVATETNGCVVEITQSYCRSDYYDFVSEMRV, from the coding sequence ATGGACACAAGTGATAGTTCTCCCCTGTATTTGCAGTTGGCAAGGGATCTGGCGCTAGACATTCGCGAGGGTCGCTACAGCGTTGACCAGGCGCTTCCATCCGAACGTGTGCTGGCGGAATCACTTCAGGTGTCGCGCGTTACAGCGCGCAAGGCAATTGCCGTATTGGTGGCACAAGGTCTTGTGGTGCAGCGCCAGGGCTCGGGCAACTTCATTGCCCCCTATCTGGAACAGCCTCTAGTGCGTCTTTGCAGTTTTACCGAAGAGCTGGAGCGACGCGGCTATCAGCCAAGCTCCGAGTGGTTGTTGCGCAAGGTAGGACCGGCAAACCATGACGAGCGTCAGAAGATGGGGTTGGAAGAGGGCGCACGCGTCGCGCGTCTGCACCGCGTCCGACTTGCAGACGGTGTGCGTATGGCCTTGGAGCAGAGTATTCTGCCTGTCGCCATCTTGCCGCAGCCGCAGCGCCTGGAGGGCTCGCTGTATGCGTATTTGCGCCGTTTGGGTCGTGCGCCTGTACGCGCTACACAACATGTCCGTGCCATCGGCGCAAGTGCAGAGATGGCCCATCATCTACAGATTCCGCAAGGTACCCCATTGCTGTGGGCCAGCCGTGTTGCCACTGAAACCAACGGCTGCGTCGTAGAAATCACGCAGTCCTATTGCAGAAGTGATTACTACGATTTCGTTTCCGAAATGCGTGTTTGA
- the ugpC gene encoding sn-glycerol-3-phosphate ABC transporter ATP-binding protein UgpC — protein MASVTLSKLTKSYGNNPPVLQDVDLHIEHGELVVLVGPSGCGKSTLLRMLCGLESISSGELRIGNQVVNALPPAERGIAMVFQSYALYPHMNVYRNMAFGLKLHGASRSDIDRRVREAARVLHIDHLLERLPRELSGGQRQRVAIGRAIVREPRLFLFDEPLSNLDAALRAKTRIELARLHRDLAATMVYVTHDQIEAMTLGDKIVVLNEGRVQQAGTPLTLYQQPANRFVATFIGSPTINLLPARVIDVNAQGVQVRFGNGATAFATVQASSLQPGETVEIGVRPEHCEVLPADARPVGNDLLLNVEITLVEHLGESNLLYVRTDDGQDLILRGDGNVEVNLGDHLIVRAAPHSLHLFRVDGTACLRLNPGNMRAAHTR, from the coding sequence ATGGCAAGCGTTACCCTTTCCAAACTCACCAAGTCCTATGGCAACAATCCACCGGTCCTGCAGGATGTGGATCTGCATATTGAACACGGCGAACTCGTGGTACTGGTGGGCCCCAGCGGCTGCGGCAAGTCCACACTGCTGCGAATGCTATGCGGCCTGGAGTCCATCAGCAGCGGCGAACTCCGCATTGGCAACCAGGTGGTCAACGCCTTGCCACCCGCCGAACGTGGCATTGCCATGGTGTTTCAGAGCTACGCCCTGTACCCGCACATGAATGTGTACCGCAACATGGCCTTCGGCCTCAAGTTGCACGGAGCCAGCCGCAGCGATATTGACCGCCGTGTCCGTGAGGCCGCGCGTGTACTGCACATAGACCACTTGCTCGAACGCCTGCCCCGCGAGCTGTCCGGAGGACAGCGACAGCGCGTTGCGATTGGACGCGCCATTGTGCGTGAGCCACGCCTCTTTCTTTTTGACGAACCACTATCCAATCTGGATGCGGCACTGCGCGCCAAGACCCGTATCGAGCTGGCGCGCCTGCACAGGGATCTGGCCGCTACCATGGTGTACGTCACGCACGATCAGATTGAGGCCATGACATTGGGCGACAAGATCGTGGTGCTCAACGAAGGGCGCGTACAGCAGGCAGGCACTCCACTGACGCTGTACCAGCAGCCTGCCAACCGCTTTGTTGCCACTTTCATTGGCTCACCGACGATCAATTTGCTACCGGCCCGCGTGATTGATGTGAATGCGCAAGGCGTTCAGGTTCGCTTTGGCAATGGCGCCACTGCGTTTGCTACCGTTCAAGCAAGTTCGCTTCAGCCTGGCGAGACGGTGGAGATTGGTGTGCGCCCGGAGCACTGTGAAGTACTGCCCGCCGATGCACGCCCGGTGGGCAACGATCTGCTGCTGAACGTCGAGATCACCCTGGTTGAGCACCTGGGTGAATCGAATCTGCTGTATGTCCGCACCGATGACGGACAGGACCTGATACTGCGCGGAGACGGCAACGTGGAAGTCAACCTTGGCGATCATTTAATTGTTCGGGCGGCGCCACATTCACTGCATCTCTTCCGGGTAGATGGCACTGCTTGCTTGCGTCTGAATCCCGGCAACATGCGCGCCGCGCACACAAGATGA
- a CDS encoding ATP-binding protein, with product MAMPEGSRRGLRLLPDSLLGRIVVVMALGVICAQMLGTLLWARQLRESARAEALIAGQHIALNAAGSIRFFRDLPPQYRPLLIEQLRTMGGTRFFVNVNKSEVPLRPVEGNTLVDAVVNVIQSELHKNLGNIQTPSVAFAWPETLQVSDDGRTVQDLPESWVEATLLLHPRPAPVLVVQSEFEPGRWLFLAAPMPDPYFLDNANPLTIDRVLMQLVTLATVLLLSVLLVRGLILPINRIASAANAFGNDIAPEPVPETGTAELRRTARAFNDMQARIQGYLVDRERLFLGISHGLKTPIMRLKLRTELLDDETLRTEFHEDLDDLDVMVKSALQSLKDTDIHENVTPVRLDTLLERLARRPIHPDARVECDLLPVAVLGKPLALERALSNLLDNAVLYGKRVQLRLSRMGSSALIEVRDFGPGIPVASMSSAFEPNVRLSHGQQQNRAGTGLGLGIARNIVQAHHGEIRLHNHVEGGLVVTVILPAIDDVATS from the coding sequence ATGGCGATGCCTGAGGGTTCGCGACGCGGTTTGCGATTGCTGCCCGACAGCCTTCTGGGCCGTATCGTGGTGGTCATGGCGCTGGGTGTCATCTGCGCGCAGATGCTGGGAACCCTGCTGTGGGCACGCCAATTGCGCGAGAGCGCACGCGCCGAAGCATTGATTGCCGGTCAACACATTGCGCTGAACGCGGCTGGCAGCATCCGCTTCTTCCGCGATCTGCCGCCGCAATACCGTCCCTTGCTAATTGAGCAGTTACGCACCATGGGAGGGACACGTTTCTTTGTAAACGTGAACAAGTCGGAAGTTCCGCTGCGGCCAGTTGAAGGCAACACGCTGGTTGATGCCGTTGTGAATGTCATTCAGAGCGAGCTGCACAAGAACCTTGGCAATATCCAGACACCGTCTGTTGCCTTCGCCTGGCCCGAAACATTGCAGGTATCAGATGACGGCCGCACAGTGCAAGATCTGCCGGAGTCCTGGGTTGAGGCGACCTTGCTGCTGCATCCGCGCCCGGCTCCGGTATTGGTTGTACAGAGCGAGTTCGAGCCCGGTCGATGGCTGTTCCTTGCCGCTCCTATGCCAGACCCGTACTTTCTCGACAACGCCAATCCGCTCACCATTGATCGGGTGCTGATGCAACTGGTCACGCTCGCAACGGTACTATTGCTGTCGGTTCTGCTGGTGCGTGGGCTGATACTTCCCATCAACCGGATAGCGTCTGCCGCCAACGCATTTGGCAACGACATTGCGCCAGAGCCCGTTCCGGAAACCGGCACTGCCGAGCTGCGCCGTACGGCACGCGCATTCAATGACATGCAGGCCCGCATCCAGGGCTATCTGGTGGACCGTGAGCGGCTGTTTCTGGGTATCTCGCACGGGTTGAAGACTCCCATCATGCGACTCAAGCTGCGTACGGAACTTCTGGACGACGAGACTCTGCGCACGGAGTTCCATGAGGATCTGGATGACCTCGATGTAATGGTCAAGTCGGCTCTGCAAAGCTTGAAAGACACCGATATCCATGAGAACGTCACGCCAGTGCGACTGGACACTCTGCTTGAACGGTTGGCCAGGCGTCCTATTCATCCGGACGCCCGCGTGGAGTGTGACCTGCTGCCGGTTGCTGTGTTGGGCAAACCGCTTGCGCTGGAGCGCGCGCTAAGCAATCTGCTCGACAACGCGGTGTTGTACGGTAAGCGCGTGCAACTGCGCTTGAGCCGCATGGGGTCCAGTGCACTGATTGAGGTGCGGGATTTTGGGCCGGGTATTCCCGTGGCCAGCATGTCTTCAGCGTTTGAACCCAATGTCCGGTTGAGCCATGGACAGCAGCAGAACCGCGCAGGAACAGGCCTTGGCTTGGGCATTGCACGCAATATCGTTCAGGCGCACCACGGTGAAATACGTTTGCACAACCATGTGGAAGGGGGGCTGGTGGTCACAGTGATACTGCCAGCCATCGATGATGTTGCGACTAGCTGA